The following are from one region of the Takifugu rubripes chromosome 16, fTakRub1.2, whole genome shotgun sequence genome:
- the LOC101079341 gene encoding fatty acid-binding protein, brain-like isoform X9 — MVDAFCATWKLVESENFDDYMKALGVGFATRQVGNVTKPTVIISLEGDKVVVRTQSTFKNTEISFKPGEEFDETTADDRNCKSTVSLEGDKLVHVQKWDGKETTFVREIKDGKMVMQNQHTCRNTHSHMSSQIPNQNRH, encoded by the exons ATGGTCGACGCCTTCTGTGCAACCTGGAAACTGGTGGAGAGCGAGAACTTTGATGATTACATGAAAGCCCTCG GCGTGGGCTTCGCCACCCGACAGGTCGGGAACGTGACCAAACCGACCGTCATCATCAGCCTGGAGGGCGATAAGGTGGTGGTTCGCACCCAGAGCACCTTCAAAAACACAGAGATCTCCTTCAAGCCGGGGGAGGAGTTTGATGAAACCACCGCCGACGACAGGAACTGTAAA TCTACAGTGTCTCTGGAGGGAGACAAGTTGGTCCACGTCCAAAAGTGGGACGGCAAAGAGACCACGTTCGTCAGAGAGATCAAGGACGGCAAGATGGTCATG CAAAATCAACACACATGTAGAAATACACATTCCCACATGTCCAGTCAAATCCCGAATCAAAACAGACATTGA
- the LOC115252916 gene encoding uncharacterized protein isoform X1: MKRSSRRKGDDNMMVAFKWIHAFIFLTFMLQYSDANRKYLTAHQEVTLSCENLIKDQKNCIYTTWIFVPSNPQPAAIELITLGQIKSHKPGRLSLSENCSLTIKNLRGEDSGRYTCRQFNSSGSQTGPDAVIDLSVVPTTITTTASIFPGTTSATPTTHHISQSKGLSLLFSSEATTTTPATTSGDDNYLWWRNLFAAAALVVLTIGCLTVFIYKWRKGTGKFHDVNEMSV; this comes from the exons ATGAAGAGAAGTTCCAGAAGAAAAGGAGACGATAACATGATGGTCGCCTTCAAATGGATTCATGCTTTTATATTTCTAACATTCATGCTTCAATATTCAG ATGCCAACAGAAAATATCTGACTGCACATCAAGAAGTAACTTTGAGCTGTGAAAACCTGATAAAGGATCAGAAGAATTGTATCTATACTACATGGATATTCGTTCCCAGTAATCCACAACCAGCAGCAATCGAGCTGATTACTCTTGGACAGATTAAATCTCATAAACCAGGCAGACTGAGTCTATCTGAGAACTGTTCTCTGACCATCAAGAACCTCAGAGGTGAAGATTCAGGTCGTTATACCTGTCGCCAGTTTAACAGCTCAGGATCACAAACAGGTCCAGATGCTGTAATTGATCTGTCTGTGGTCCCCA CCACCATCACTACTACGGCATCAATATTTCCAGGAACCACCTCAGCAACACCAACAACCCACCATATTTCTCAGAGCAAAG GtttgtctcttctcttctcttctgaagccaccaccaccactccagCAACAACCTCTGGAGATGATAACT ATCTGTGGTGGCGGAACCTCTTTGCAGCAGCCGCTTTAGTTGTCCTCACCATCGGTTGCCTCACAGTTTTCATATATAAATGGAGAAAAGGCACTGGTAAGTTTCATGATGTTAATGAAATGTCAGTGTAG
- the LOC115252916 gene encoding uncharacterized protein isoform X2 gives MKRSSRRKGDDNMMVAFKWIHAFIFLTFMLQYSDANRKYLTAHQEVTLSCENLIKDQKNCIYTTWIFVPSNPQPAAIELITLGQIKSHKPGRLSLSENCSLTIKNLRGEDSGRYTCRQFNSSGSQTGPDAVIDLSVVPTTITTTASIFPGTTSATPTTHHISQSKGLSLLFSSEATTTTPATTSGDDNYLWWRNLFAAAALVVLTIGCLTVFIYKWRKGTGQK, from the exons ATGAAGAGAAGTTCCAGAAGAAAAGGAGACGATAACATGATGGTCGCCTTCAAATGGATTCATGCTTTTATATTTCTAACATTCATGCTTCAATATTCAG ATGCCAACAGAAAATATCTGACTGCACATCAAGAAGTAACTTTGAGCTGTGAAAACCTGATAAAGGATCAGAAGAATTGTATCTATACTACATGGATATTCGTTCCCAGTAATCCACAACCAGCAGCAATCGAGCTGATTACTCTTGGACAGATTAAATCTCATAAACCAGGCAGACTGAGTCTATCTGAGAACTGTTCTCTGACCATCAAGAACCTCAGAGGTGAAGATTCAGGTCGTTATACCTGTCGCCAGTTTAACAGCTCAGGATCACAAACAGGTCCAGATGCTGTAATTGATCTGTCTGTGGTCCCCA CCACCATCACTACTACGGCATCAATATTTCCAGGAACCACCTCAGCAACACCAACAACCCACCATATTTCTCAGAGCAAAG GtttgtctcttctcttctcttctgaagccaccaccaccactccagCAACAACCTCTGGAGATGATAACT ATCTGTGGTGGCGGAACCTCTTTGCAGCAGCCGCTTTAGTTGTCCTCACCATCGGTTGCCTCACAGTTTTCATATATAAATGGAGAAAAGGCACTG GTCAAAAATGA
- the LOC101079341 gene encoding fatty acid-binding protein, brain-like isoform X8, giving the protein MVDAFCATWKLVESENFDDYMKALGVGFATRQVGNVTKPTVIISLEGDKVVVRTQSTFKNTEISFKPGEEFDETTADDRNCKSTVSLEGDKLVHVQKWDGKETTFVREIKDGKMVMQQNQHTCRNTHSHMSSQIPNQNRH; this is encoded by the exons ATGGTCGACGCCTTCTGTGCAACCTGGAAACTGGTGGAGAGCGAGAACTTTGATGATTACATGAAAGCCCTCG GCGTGGGCTTCGCCACCCGACAGGTCGGGAACGTGACCAAACCGACCGTCATCATCAGCCTGGAGGGCGATAAGGTGGTGGTTCGCACCCAGAGCACCTTCAAAAACACAGAGATCTCCTTCAAGCCGGGGGAGGAGTTTGATGAAACCACCGCCGACGACAGGAACTGTAAA TCTACAGTGTCTCTGGAGGGAGACAAGTTGGTCCACGTCCAAAAGTGGGACGGCAAAGAGACCACGTTCGTCAGAGAGATCAAGGACGGCAAGATGGTCATG CAGCAAAATCAACACACATGTAGAAATACACATTCCCACATGTCCAGTCAAATCCCGAATCAAAACAGACATTGA
- the LOC101079341 gene encoding fatty acid-binding protein, brain-like isoform X10, with the protein MVDAFCATWKLVESENFDDYMKALGVGFATRQVGNVTKPTVIISLEGDKVVVRTQSTFKNTEISFKPGEEFDETTADDRNCKSTVSLEGDKLVHVQKWDGKETTFVREIKDGKMVMIIKQ; encoded by the exons ATGGTCGACGCCTTCTGTGCAACCTGGAAACTGGTGGAGAGCGAGAACTTTGATGATTACATGAAAGCCCTCG GCGTGGGCTTCGCCACCCGACAGGTCGGGAACGTGACCAAACCGACCGTCATCATCAGCCTGGAGGGCGATAAGGTGGTGGTTCGCACCCAGAGCACCTTCAAAAACACAGAGATCTCCTTCAAGCCGGGGGAGGAGTTTGATGAAACCACCGCCGACGACAGGAACTGTAAA TCTACAGTGTCTCTGGAGGGAGACAAGTTGGTCCACGTCCAAAAGTGGGACGGCAAAGAGACCACGTTCGTCAGAGAGATCAAGGACGGCAAGATGGTCATG ATAATAAAGCAGTAA